A window of Streptomyces marispadix contains these coding sequences:
- a CDS encoding LysR family transcriptional regulator, giving the protein MSPARNEKDISVTSDWGASLTPRLAQFAAVARHEHVTRAAAELGVPQSTLSRAITRLEHDLGVALFARHGRTVSLTPAGRTFLASAERALAAVEQAAESVRADADPAKGKVAFGFLHTLGWETVPVLIRAFRAEHPRVRFALVQNYGEAMLERLRAGELDLCLTSPVPEAPDLVARRLDEQRLRLVVPDDHPLAGRRRVRLAEAADEHFVTLERGYGMRRILESLCAEAGFTPRVAFEGEEAETIRGLVAAGLGVALLPPPTVPRPGVRELTVTAPRAVREIGVAWLAGRPDTPPVAAFKGFLLSRRGRLLPG; this is encoded by the coding sequence ATGTCACCGGCACGCAACGAGAAAGACATCTCTGTCACATCGGACTGGGGAGCCTCGCTCACCCCGCGGCTGGCACAGTTCGCCGCCGTCGCCCGGCACGAGCACGTCACCCGTGCCGCGGCCGAACTCGGCGTCCCCCAGTCCACGTTGAGCCGCGCGATCACCCGGCTTGAGCACGATCTGGGCGTCGCGCTCTTCGCCCGCCACGGCCGCACCGTCTCCCTGACGCCCGCCGGGCGCACCTTCCTGGCCTCCGCGGAGCGGGCCCTCGCGGCGGTCGAGCAGGCCGCCGAGTCCGTACGGGCGGACGCCGACCCCGCGAAGGGCAAGGTCGCCTTCGGCTTCCTGCACACGCTCGGCTGGGAGACCGTCCCCGTGCTCATCCGTGCCTTCCGTGCCGAACACCCGCGAGTCCGCTTCGCACTCGTGCAGAACTACGGGGAGGCCATGCTGGAGCGGCTTCGCGCGGGCGAGCTCGACCTGTGCCTCACCTCGCCCGTACCGGAGGCGCCCGACCTGGTGGCACGCCGCCTCGACGAGCAGCGGCTGCGCCTCGTCGTACCCGACGACCACCCTCTCGCCGGCCGCCGCCGCGTACGTCTCGCCGAGGCCGCGGACGAGCACTTCGTCACCCTGGAACGCGGCTACGGAATGCGCCGCATCCTGGAATCCCTGTGCGCCGAGGCGGGATTCACCCCGCGGGTCGCCTTCGAGGGGGAGGAGGCCGAGACGATCAGGGGACTGGTCGCCGCGGGCCTCGGCGTCGCCCTGCTGCCCCCGCCGACCGTGCCGCGTCCCGGCGTGCGCGAACTGACCGTGACCGCGCCGCGCGCCGTGCGCGAGATCGGTGTCGCCTGGCTCGCGGGGCGCCCCGACACGCCGCCGGTAGCCGCGTTCAAGGGCTTTCTGCTCAGCCGTCGCGGGAGGCTTCTCCCGGGGTGA
- a CDS encoding thymidine phosphorylase encodes MDVISVIRTKRDRGTLTDEQIDWVVDAYTRGEVADEQMSALAMAILLNGMSRPEIARWTGAMIASGERMDFSGLDRPTVDKHSTGGVGDKITLPLAPLVAACGAAVPQLSGRGLGHTGGTLDKLESLRGWRASLGNDEMLRVLTDVGAVVCAAGSGLAPADRKLYALRDVTGTVESIPLIASSIMSKKIAEGTDSLVLDVKTGSGAFMKSVDDARELASTMVELGNDHGVRTRALITDMATPLGGTVGHALEVRESVEVLEGGGPADVVELTLALAQEMLTAAGLPDADPGKALADGTAMDHWRRMIAAQGGDPDAELPTAREQQPVMVPASGTLTRLDAYAVGVAAWRLGAGRARKEDPVQAGAGIELHAKPGDPVTAGRPLMTLHSDTPETFQYALEALAGAFDIAPQGTEFAITPIVLERVTG; translated from the coding sequence ATGGACGTCATCTCCGTCATCCGTACGAAACGGGACCGCGGCACGCTCACCGACGAGCAGATCGACTGGGTCGTCGACGCCTACACCAGGGGCGAGGTCGCCGACGAGCAGATGTCGGCGCTGGCGATGGCGATTCTCCTCAACGGCATGTCACGCCCCGAGATCGCCCGCTGGACCGGGGCGATGATCGCCTCCGGCGAGCGGATGGACTTCTCCGGCCTCGACCGGCCCACCGTCGACAAGCACTCCACGGGCGGCGTCGGCGACAAGATCACCTTGCCGCTGGCGCCGCTGGTGGCCGCCTGCGGTGCCGCGGTTCCGCAGCTCTCGGGCCGCGGTCTGGGGCACACCGGCGGCACCCTCGACAAGCTGGAGTCCCTGCGGGGCTGGCGCGCGTCGCTCGGCAACGACGAGATGCTGCGCGTCCTGACGGACGTGGGCGCGGTCGTCTGCGCGGCGGGCAGCGGGCTGGCACCCGCGGACCGGAAGCTCTACGCACTGCGCGACGTCACCGGGACCGTCGAGTCGATCCCGCTGATCGCCAGCTCCATCATGAGCAAGAAGATCGCCGAGGGCACAGACTCGCTGGTGCTCGATGTGAAGACCGGCTCCGGGGCCTTCATGAAGTCCGTGGACGACGCACGCGAACTGGCCTCCACCATGGTCGAGTTGGGCAACGACCACGGAGTGCGCACCCGTGCGCTGATCACCGACATGGCCACGCCTCTCGGCGGCACCGTCGGCCACGCCCTCGAAGTACGCGAATCCGTCGAGGTACTGGAGGGCGGCGGCCCCGCCGACGTCGTCGAACTCACCCTCGCCCTCGCCCAGGAGATGCTCACCGCCGCCGGACTGCCGGACGCCGACCCGGGCAAGGCCCTCGCCGACGGCACCGCCATGGACCACTGGCGCCGCATGATCGCCGCCCAGGGAGGCGACCCGGACGCCGAACTGCCCACCGCGCGGGAGCAGCAGCCCGTCATGGTCCCGGCGTCCGGCACCCTCACCAGGCTCGACGCCTACGCGGTGGGCGTCGCCGCCTGGCGCCTCGGCGCGGGCCGCGCCCGCAAGGAGGACCCCGTACAGGCGGGCGCGGGCATCGAACTCCACGCCAAGCCCGGCGACCCCGTCACGGCGGGACGCCCGCTGATGACGCTGCACTCGGACACCCCGGAGACGTTCCAGTACGCACTGGAGGCGCTGGCGGGCGCGTTCGACATCGCCCCGCAGGGCACGGAGTTCGCGATCACACCGATCGTGCTGGAGCGTGTGACGGGGTGA
- a CDS encoding Uma2 family endonuclease, translating into MSALTVDHGPAGGQEWDDLVQVWEQTDGPEGSRVEIIEGIVTVSPAPANSHNSIAWKIQRRLTAAIPEDWGIYQTLGVAVPSRSGLFIPDLAVVPEAALNEPGNYVPAAAAELIVEITSPSNAGHDRISKPAAYAQAGVPLYLLVDGHAPAGPTVTLYGEPTGDVYRVHTAVKTGEEIRLPAPFELTLDTGDFPAE; encoded by the coding sequence ATGAGCGCACTCACCGTCGACCACGGCCCGGCCGGAGGCCAGGAGTGGGACGACCTGGTCCAGGTCTGGGAGCAGACCGACGGGCCCGAGGGCAGCAGGGTGGAGATCATCGAGGGGATCGTCACCGTGTCGCCCGCGCCCGCCAACAGCCACAACAGCATCGCGTGGAAGATCCAGCGCCGTCTGACGGCCGCAATCCCCGAGGACTGGGGCATCTACCAGACGCTCGGCGTCGCCGTCCCCTCGCGCAGCGGTCTGTTCATTCCGGACCTGGCGGTTGTCCCGGAGGCCGCGCTGAACGAACCCGGCAACTACGTCCCCGCCGCCGCGGCCGAGTTGATCGTGGAGATCACCTCCCCCTCCAACGCGGGCCACGACCGGATCAGCAAGCCCGCCGCCTACGCACAGGCCGGAGTGCCGCTCTACCTGCTTGTGGACGGCCACGCCCCCGCAGGGCCGACCGTCACCCTCTACGGGGAGCCGACGGGCGACGTCTACCGCGTTCACACGGCGGTCAAGACCGGCGAGGAGATCAGGCTGCCCGCGCCGTTCGAACTCACCCTGGACACCGGGGACTTCCCCGCCGAGTGA
- a CDS encoding class I SAM-dependent methyltransferase, with translation MSAHNGQDRVHADDHGRDPGLGQDHHHEEHGHDDIDWDAMAAHLEREAELRVPFVEEALAWLRGLMLEGGCGPDTAERVMDLGSGPGVFTVLLARAFPQAEVVAVDGEPGLLRRVRDRAEREGAASNITVREARFPQELGGLGSADLIWTSNVVHHIGDQQAALDSLAAAVRTGGLLAVVERGLSPRYLPRDIGLGRPGLLARLEAANEERYTAMREALPGHTRVVEDWAAMLARAGMAPAGTRTFLTDLPAPPAVGGACASLRQAGPRQGHAGRMAGPGRRPRTGGPAR, from the coding sequence GTGAGCGCACACAACGGCCAGGATCGTGTCCATGCCGACGACCACGGCCGCGACCCTGGCCTCGGCCAGGACCACCACCACGAGGAACACGGCCACGACGACATCGACTGGGACGCCATGGCCGCCCACCTCGAACGGGAAGCCGAACTGCGCGTCCCCTTCGTGGAGGAGGCGCTCGCCTGGCTGCGCGGCCTGATGCTCGAAGGCGGCTGCGGACCGGACACGGCGGAGCGCGTGATGGACCTCGGCAGCGGCCCCGGGGTCTTCACGGTCCTGCTGGCACGTGCCTTCCCGCAGGCCGAAGTCGTCGCCGTCGACGGCGAACCGGGGCTGCTGCGGCGGGTGCGCGACCGTGCGGAGCGCGAGGGCGCCGCCTCGAACATCACCGTGCGGGAGGCCCGATTCCCGCAGGAACTGGGCGGGTTGGGCAGCGCCGACCTCATCTGGACGAGCAACGTCGTACACCACATCGGCGACCAGCAGGCCGCGCTCGACTCGCTGGCGGCAGCGGTCCGTACGGGCGGCCTGCTCGCCGTCGTCGAACGGGGCCTGTCGCCCCGCTATCTGCCCCGCGACATCGGACTCGGCCGCCCCGGGCTGCTGGCACGACTGGAGGCGGCGAACGAGGAGCGCTACACCGCCATGCGCGAGGCCCTGCCGGGTCATACGCGTGTCGTCGAGGACTGGGCGGCGATGCTGGCCCGCGCGGGCATGGCGCCTGCCGGGACGCGTACCTTCCTCACGGACCTGCCCGCGCCCCCTGCCGTCGGGGGCGCGTGCGCATCTCTACGACAGGCTGGCCCGCGCCAGGGACACGCTGGGCGAATGGCTGGACCCGGACGACGCCCGCGTACTGGAGGTCCTGCTCGATGA
- a CDS encoding cytidine deaminase, with protein sequence MTTAPVGSADVDWASLRAVARDAMSRAYVPYSGFPVGAAALVDDGRTVHGCNVENAAFGVTLCAECGLVSSLIASGGGRLTAFTCVDRHGDVLMPCGRCRQLLWEHGGPKLLMETASGVRTLNDLLPDAFGQADLQR encoded by the coding sequence ATGACGACTGCCCCGGTCGGCTCCGCGGATGTCGACTGGGCGTCGCTTCGGGCCGTGGCCCGGGACGCGATGTCCCGGGCCTACGTCCCCTACTCCGGATTCCCGGTCGGCGCGGCGGCGCTGGTCGACGACGGGCGCACGGTCCACGGCTGCAACGTGGAGAACGCCGCGTTCGGCGTGACGCTGTGCGCCGAGTGCGGCCTGGTCTCGTCGCTGATCGCATCGGGTGGCGGCAGGCTCACCGCGTTCACCTGCGTCGACCGGCACGGCGATGTGCTGATGCCGTGCGGACGCTGCCGTCAACTGCTGTGGGAACACGGCGGCCCCAAGCTGCTGATGGAGACCGCGAGCGGCGTCCGTACGCTGAACGACCTGCTGCCGGACGCCTTCGGCCAGGCCGATCTGCAACGCTGA
- a CDS encoding MFS transporter, protein MPSADTGASVHTGAATDANAPDFRPAPGHNSGDDRDRHRHRDRRDDRAARAERADRDTRAEGSDHCDDGDATKLSPGDPGHGRMRLALFAAGLATFALLYSTQALLPEISRDLDADPGLASWTVSGATIGLALAVLPLAALSERFGRRRMLTASMSVAVALALAVPFAPDMGTLIALRTLQGAAIAGVPASAMAYLADEVRGRHLVGATGLFVAGNSVGGMSGRVLTGWVTEAWGWRMGLAAVAVSSLLCVAAFRLLAPRARHFRPSALNARGLARTVSAHLRDPLLARLYAIGLLFMVVFGGVYTVIGYRLTAEPFGLSQGLVGSVFVIYLVGTATSAAAGRLNARLGRRGTIYAGIVTASSGLLLSLMDSLAAVVAGLVLITAGFFAGHTVASGSVSRTATSGRAQASALYQMTYYTGSSLGGALGAAAFAAGGWAATVTMTLAAMVLATGVTFYGTRSAAAVHRRRLREARA, encoded by the coding sequence ATGCCATCCGCCGATACCGGGGCGTCCGTCCATACGGGCGCCGCCACCGACGCAAACGCCCCCGACTTCCGCCCGGCCCCGGGCCACAACTCTGGCGACGACCGCGACCGCCACCGCCACCGCGACCGCCGTGACGATCGCGCTGCCCGCGCAGAGCGGGCCGACCGCGACACCCGCGCCGAAGGCTCCGACCACTGCGACGACGGCGACGCGACGAAGCTGAGCCCCGGCGACCCCGGCCACGGCAGGATGCGGCTCGCCCTCTTCGCCGCGGGGCTGGCGACCTTCGCGCTGCTGTACTCCACGCAGGCCCTGCTTCCGGAGATCTCCCGCGATCTCGACGCCGATCCGGGCCTTGCCAGTTGGACGGTCTCCGGCGCGACGATCGGCCTGGCGCTGGCGGTGCTGCCGCTGGCGGCCCTCTCCGAGCGCTTCGGGCGGCGCCGGATGCTGACGGCGTCGATGTCGGTCGCCGTGGCGCTCGCCCTGGCCGTGCCCTTCGCACCGGACATGGGCACGCTGATCGCGCTGCGCACCCTCCAGGGCGCGGCGATAGCGGGCGTACCGGCCTCGGCCATGGCGTATCTCGCCGACGAGGTGCGCGGCAGACATCTGGTCGGCGCCACCGGCCTGTTCGTCGCGGGCAACAGCGTCGGCGGCATGAGCGGACGCGTCCTCACCGGCTGGGTCACCGAGGCGTGGGGCTGGCGCATGGGACTGGCCGCCGTCGCGGTGTCATCGCTGCTGTGCGTGGCGGCGTTCCGGCTGCTGGCGCCCAGGGCCCGCCACTTCCGGCCGAGCGCGCTGAACGCACGGGGCCTGGCCCGTACGGTCTCGGCACATCTGCGCGACCCGCTGCTGGCACGTCTCTACGCCATCGGCCTGCTGTTCATGGTCGTCTTCGGCGGCGTCTACACGGTGATCGGCTACCGCCTGACGGCCGAGCCCTTCGGTCTCTCACAGGGCCTCGTGGGCTCCGTGTTCGTCATCTACCTGGTGGGCACGGCGACTTCGGCCGCGGCGGGCCGCCTCAACGCCCGACTGGGACGTCGGGGCACGATCTACGCGGGCATCGTCACTGCCTCGTCGGGACTGCTGCTGAGCCTCATGGACAGCCTGGCGGCGGTCGTCGCCGGGCTCGTGCTGATCACGGCGGGCTTCTTCGCGGGGCACACGGTGGCCTCCGGCTCGGTCAGCCGCACGGCCACAAGCGGGCGCGCACAGGCGTCGGCGCTGTACCAGATGACGTACTACACGGGCAGTTCACTGGGCGGCGCCCTGGGTGCGGCGGCCTTCGCGGCCGGGGGCTGGGCGGCGACGGTGACGATGACGCTGGCCGCGATGGTCCTCGCCACGGGCGTGACGTTCTACGGCACCCGCAGCGCGGCGGCCGTCCACCGGCGGCGCCTTCGGGAGGCACGGGCCTGA
- a CDS encoding ABC transporter permease: MSTNITAKADGEGTGPGAGARGAAGANGKGDGRSAGNGNGTAAGRKPGDAKRKLSYPVVLLIIAGGLVALSLLRIVTGADEVTSSGQYSSALAAAVPIGLAGLGGLWSERAGVINIGLEGMMMLGTFAAGWMGWQHGPLVAALAGIVGGALGGLIHAIATVTFGVDHIVSGVAVNILALGVVQFLAKLWFGAEGSAAAEAGGNDKQSPPMEDMPVFTVPGLADGLQAVEKHHWFLVSDLAGILGAFVSNVSWLTVLAVALFAGSFFALWRSSFGLRLRSCGESPVAAETLGVNVLKYKYAAVTVSGALAGLGGAFLAIGVHIYQDQQTGGRGYIGLATMIFGNWRPGGVAMGAGLFGFMDALQLRAGGPTVHALLLLVAVLLAALALWKLRKGGIVQAALSGVIAVGLLVWYLMTDTVPLEFVEMSPYITTLLVLSLAAQRLRPPKAIGKSYRRGQGT, from the coding sequence GTGAGCACGAACATCACTGCCAAGGCCGACGGCGAAGGGACCGGACCCGGAGCCGGGGCCCGGGGCGCCGCGGGCGCGAACGGCAAGGGCGACGGCCGCAGTGCCGGGAACGGCAACGGCACCGCTGCCGGCCGTAAGCCGGGCGACGCCAAGCGCAAGCTCTCCTATCCGGTGGTGCTGCTGATCATCGCCGGTGGGCTGGTGGCGCTGTCGCTGCTGCGCATCGTCACGGGCGCCGACGAAGTCACCTCCAGCGGCCAGTATTCGAGCGCGCTGGCGGCGGCCGTGCCCATCGGCCTCGCGGGGCTCGGCGGGCTGTGGTCGGAACGAGCCGGCGTCATCAACATCGGCCTCGAAGGCATGATGATGCTCGGCACCTTCGCCGCGGGCTGGATGGGCTGGCAGCACGGCCCGTTGGTCGCGGCGCTCGCGGGCATCGTCGGCGGAGCGCTCGGCGGCCTGATACACGCCATCGCGACCGTCACCTTCGGCGTGGACCACATCGTCTCCGGTGTCGCGGTGAACATCCTGGCGCTGGGCGTAGTGCAGTTCCTCGCGAAGCTCTGGTTCGGAGCGGAGGGCAGCGCCGCCGCGGAGGCGGGCGGCAACGACAAGCAGTCGCCGCCGATGGAGGACATGCCGGTCTTCACCGTGCCGGGTCTGGCGGACGGACTTCAGGCGGTGGAGAAGCACCACTGGTTCCTCGTCTCCGACCTGGCAGGCATCCTCGGCGCCTTCGTCAGCAACGTGTCGTGGCTGACGGTGCTGGCCGTGGCGCTCTTCGCGGGCAGCTTCTTCGCGCTGTGGAGGTCGTCGTTCGGGCTGCGGCTGCGCTCCTGCGGCGAGAGCCCCGTAGCCGCCGAGACCCTCGGGGTCAACGTACTGAAGTACAAGTACGCGGCGGTCACGGTCTCCGGTGCGCTGGCCGGACTCGGCGGGGCCTTCCTCGCGATCGGCGTGCACATCTACCAGGACCAGCAGACGGGCGGACGCGGCTACATCGGCCTCGCCACCATGATCTTCGGCAACTGGCGTCCGGGAGGCGTCGCCATGGGCGCGGGCCTCTTCGGCTTCATGGACGCGCTCCAACTGCGCGCCGGAGGGCCGACGGTGCACGCCCTGCTGCTGCTCGTCGCCGTGCTGCTGGCGGCGCTCGCGCTGTGGAAGCTGCGCAAGGGCGGCATCGTGCAGGCGGCGCTCAGCGGCGTGATCGCCGTGGGCCTGCTGGTGTGGTATCTGATGACGGACACCGTCCCCCTGGAGTTCGTCGAGATGAGCCCGTACATCACCACCCTGCTGGTGCTCTCGCTCGCCGCGCAGCGGCTGCGACCGCCCAAGGCCATCGGCAAGTCCTACCGCCGGGGGCAAGGCACATGA